DNA sequence from the Cupriavidus sp. WKF15 genome:
GGGCGAATACGTCAGCGTCTACGTGCCGACCACGCCCAACCCGACCTCGGGCTTCTTCCTGATGATGCCCAAGGCCGACACCATCGAACTCGACATGACCGTCGACGCCGCGCTCAAGTACATCGTTTCGATGGGCGTGGTGGCTCCGGCGGACCTGCCCCGCAAAAACGGCGGCCCGAGCCGCCCGGCGGATCCCGTCAGCCCTGCCAGGGCGACCGGCGCTGGCGCCGGCCGCGAGGCAGCGGTCGAGGCAGCCGATCCTTCGCATACCAATTGATCACGGGCCGCCCGGCGGGCGGTCGCGTATTACCGGGAAACATCTATGTCCTCCATGCGTACTCACTACTGCGGTCTGGTGACCGAACAACTCTCGGGCCAGGAAGTGGCCCTGACCGGCTGGGTTCAGCGCCGCCGCGACCATGGCGGCGTGATCTTCATCGACCTGCGCGACCGTGAAGGCCTGGTCCAGGTGGTGTGCGATCCGGACCGTCCGGAGATGTTCAAGGCTGCCGAAGAGATCCGCAACGAGTACTGCATCCGCATTACCGGCAAGGTGCGTCCGCGCCCGGCCGGCACCGAGAACGCCGGCCTGACCTCGGGCAAGATCGAAGTGCTGTGCCATGAGCTGACCGTGCTGAACCCGTCGGTCACGCCGCCGTTCCAGCTCGACGACGACAACCTGTCGGAAACCACGCGCCTGACGCACCGCGTGCTGGACCTGCGCCGCCCGCAGATGCAGTACAACCTGCGCCTGCGCTACAAGGTCGCGATGGAAGTGCGCAAGTACCTGGACGCGCAGGGCTTCATCGATATCGAAACGCCGATGCTCGGCAAGAGCACGCCGGAAGGCGCCCGCGACTACCTGGTGCCGTCGCGCGTGAACCCGGGCCACTTCTTCGCGCTGCCGCAATCGCCGCAGATCTTCAAGCAGATGCTGATGGTGTCGGGCTTTGACCGCTACTACCAGATCACCAAGTGCTTCCGCGACGAAGACCTGCGCGCCGACCGCCAGCCGGAATTCACGCAGATCGACTGCGAGACCTCGTTCCTGACCGAGCAGGAAATCCGTGACCTGTTCGAAGACATGATGCGCACGGTGTTCAAGAACGCCATCGATGTCGACCTGGATGCCACCTTCCCGGTGATGGAGTTCCGCGAGGCCATGGCCCGCTTCGGCTCGGACAAGCCGGACCTGCGCGTGAAGCTGGAATTCACCGAGCTGACCGAGGTGATGAAGGACGTCGACTTCAAGGTGTTCTCGGGCCCCGCCAACAGCGACAACGGCCGCGTGGTCGGCCTGCGCGTGCCGGGCGGCGGCGCGATCTCGCGCGGCGAGATCGATGCCTACACCCAGTTCGTCGGCATCTATGGCGCCAAGGGCCTGGCCTGGGTCAAGGTCAACGAAGTCGCCAAGGGCCGTGACGGCCTGCAGTCGCCGATCGTCAAGAACCTGCACGACGCGGCCATTGCCGAGATCCTGAAGCGCACCGGCGCCCAGGACGGCGACATCATCTTCTTCGGCGCCGACAAGGCCAAGGTCGTCAACGACGCCATCGGCGCGCTGCGCCTGAAGATCGGCCACTCGGAATTCGGCAAGGCCAACGGCCTGTTCGAAGACGTGTGGAAGCCGCTATGGGTGGTCGATTTCCCGATGTTCGAGTACGACGAGGAAGACGCCCGCTGGGTGGCCATGCATCACCCGTTCACCAGCCCCAAGGACGAGCACATGCAGTACCTGGAAACCGATCCGGGCAAGTGCATCGCCAAGGCCTACGACATGGTGCTGAATGGCTGGGAAATGGGCGGCGGCTCGGTCCGTATCTATCGCTCGGACATCCAGAGCAAGGTGTTCCGCGCGCTGAAGATCAGCGACGAGGAAGCCCGTGCCAAGTTCGGCTACCTGCTCGATGCGCTGCAATACGGCGCGCCTCCGCACGGCGGCCTGGCGTTCGGCCTGGACCGTATTGTCACCATGATGGCCGGTGCCGATTCGATCCGCGACGTGATCGCCTTCCCGAAGACCCAGCGCGCCCAGGACCTGCTGACGCAGGCGCCGAGCTCGGTCGACGAGAAGCAGCTGCGCGAACTGCATATCCGCCTGCGTGCGACCGAGCCGAAGACCACCGTCTGAGCCTGACGGTCCTGACTGGTCTGAGAACCGCGCCTTGTGCTCGGTTTTTTCGTTTCTGGCGAAGTGATTCCGCAGCCGGATTGCGCGCCGAAGTTTCCATTTGTTACTGGCCGGAACATGGCCTGGGTGGCGGTGTCTCCTTTATCTAGGCGCTGACCGAGCTTCCGCATTCAAGGTGGCCGGCGCGCGGGAGGAAAACAACGTGAACCTGGACACAGACCTGATCCGCCAGTTCCTGCTGGCCCATGCCGAAACGATCGTGACCTGGCTGGTTGCCGGCCTGGTCATGATGCTGCTGGCGCGCTTCGAACTGCGCCGCGCCGTGCGCAAGTCGGCGCAGGCCATGTCGGAATCGGTGGCGACGACCGTGGCGGCCTGCGTGCCCGACATTGCCCACGCCGCCGCGCAGGCGACCAGCGGTGTGCCGGCCGCGGAGCCGGTCGCGTCACAACGGGCCGAAGCCTTGCGGCGCTCGGCATTGGACACCGTGGCCGCAGTGATGGCGCGCGGCCGCTGGCTCGATGAGCTGGGCAACCTGCGGCTCCCGGACGATGCCCTGCTGGGCGGCCAGCGCGCCGGCGGCGCCGACCCGCTGCTGGTGGTGGCACCGCAACCCGTGGTTCAGGCGTACCTGTTCGCGCAGCGCACCTTCGAGGAAGAGGCCGCGCGCGTTCAGGACAGCCGGCGCGACGCCCAGCGCCAGCAGGACGCCCTCCAGGCACTGGAAACCGAAGCCGCCCAGGTCGAGCAGGAGACGGCCAGCATCGTGATGCGCTTCGAACAGGTGAACGCCCAGTCGGCGCAGCGCGCGGAAGCCGGCGACTACCAGCGCTTCCTGATCCAGAAGTACAACACGCTGGGTCAGCGCGAGAAGGAAATCATGCAGCAGCGTGGCGCGCTGCGCGAGCAGGCGCAGGCCAGTGCCGACGACCTGGCTTTCCAGGCGCGCGAAGCCGCGCAGCGCTACCGGGAATCGCTTGCGCCGCTGATGCGGCAGTTGCGCGAGGCCTGGGGGCATGGCGACGCGCCCGATGTCTTTGACGCCTGGCTGAGCATCGATCCGATGCGCCCGGAAGCACAACGCGACGCTGCCTGAAGGCGGACCGTCATTCGCGTGGCAAGAGCGGGCGCGGCTGCGCTATCCTTGGGGGTGTCTGTCGGACCCATGTCCCATGCCCTACAAGATTCCTGAATCCGTGCTGGTCGTGATCTACACGCCAGATCTCCAAGTGCTGTTGCTGGAACGGGCCGACCGGCCGGGCTTCTGGCAGTCCGTGACCGGCAGCCTGGATACCGTTGACGAACCCCTGGCACTGACCGCCGCGCGCGAAGTGTTCGAGGAGACCGGCATCGTCGCCGGCGAACACCTGCTCACCGACTGGCAGCACACCATCCAGTACGACATCTACCCGCAGTGGCGCCACCGGTATGAGGCCGGCGTCACGCGCAATACCGAACACTGGTTTGGCCTGTGCGTATCCGGACCGTTGCCGGTGACGCTGGCGCCGCGCGAGCACCTGCAGTCGCACTGGCTACCGTGGGAAGCGGCTGCGCAGCGGTGCTTCTCCAGCAGCAATGCGGAGGCCGTGCGCCAGCTGGCCTGGCGTACGCCAGGCAGGCCAGCCGTCTGTGGAGCTGGCTGATGAAGCTGCGCGTGGTCACCTACAACATCCACAAGGGCGTGACCGGCATCTCGCGTCGCCCGCGCATCCAGAACGTACGCGCCGGGCTACAGGC
Encoded proteins:
- the aspS gene encoding aspartate--tRNA ligase, which translates into the protein MSSMRTHYCGLVTEQLSGQEVALTGWVQRRRDHGGVIFIDLRDREGLVQVVCDPDRPEMFKAAEEIRNEYCIRITGKVRPRPAGTENAGLTSGKIEVLCHELTVLNPSVTPPFQLDDDNLSETTRLTHRVLDLRRPQMQYNLRLRYKVAMEVRKYLDAQGFIDIETPMLGKSTPEGARDYLVPSRVNPGHFFALPQSPQIFKQMLMVSGFDRYYQITKCFRDEDLRADRQPEFTQIDCETSFLTEQEIRDLFEDMMRTVFKNAIDVDLDATFPVMEFREAMARFGSDKPDLRVKLEFTELTEVMKDVDFKVFSGPANSDNGRVVGLRVPGGGAISRGEIDAYTQFVGIYGAKGLAWVKVNEVAKGRDGLQSPIVKNLHDAAIAEILKRTGAQDGDIIFFGADKAKVVNDAIGALRLKIGHSEFGKANGLFEDVWKPLWVVDFPMFEYDEEDARWVAMHHPFTSPKDEHMQYLETDPGKCIAKAYDMVLNGWEMGGGSVRIYRSDIQSKVFRALKISDEEARAKFGYLLDALQYGAPPHGGLAFGLDRIVTMMAGADSIRDVIAFPKTQRAQDLLTQAPSSVDEKQLRELHIRLRATEPKTTV
- the nudB gene encoding dihydroneopterin triphosphate diphosphatase, producing the protein MPYKIPESVLVVIYTPDLQVLLLERADRPGFWQSVTGSLDTVDEPLALTAAREVFEETGIVAGEHLLTDWQHTIQYDIYPQWRHRYEAGVTRNTEHWFGLCVSGPLPVTLAPREHLQSHWLPWEAAAQRCFSSSNAEAVRQLAWRTPGRPAVCGAG